The following are encoded together in the Syngnathus typhle isolate RoL2023-S1 ecotype Sweden linkage group LG5, RoL_Styp_1.0, whole genome shotgun sequence genome:
- the LOC133154719 gene encoding immediate early response gene 5-like protein, with protein sequence MYMVYSNQTGVSTRNLAIPSVQKAKDLKEWRRRRVVLSRMECAFDAQNLISISLRKIQSSRTQRGGIKLHKNLLVTYVLRNARQIYMSKNLSPTPRTQQYEDVAAARETQEYLELTGSFTELANDFYCNFGGVDSDTWHCGAPQHQSSCQSAEVAHQDASACAMVPPGDSDLMVAESFWTCADKPAWESHAPSTQVNHKTVLDLDTHVVTTVTNGYFHSDCCAQPKPSQSTQCYTKKRRMDTSYHIVEPEFYLSDFGPLPCKRPRTDEDTHSDSEALDSTNISNLISVLGSGGLSEFVSWQHTDLEQIFASQTITLKHTLLTGSGWTRAIEAF encoded by the coding sequence ATGTACATGGTCTACTCGAACCAAACAGGAGTCTCAACTAGAAACCTTGCCATTCCTTCTGTTCAAAAGGCAAAGGATTTGAAAgagtggaggaggagaagagtgGTCCTGTCGAGGATGGAGTGTGCTTTTGACGCACAGAATCTGATCTCCATTTCTTTGAGGAAAATCCAGAGCTCCAGGACGCAGCGAGGAGGCATCAAGCTCCACAAGAACTTGCTGGTAACCTACGTGCTGAGAAACGCCAGGCAGATTTATATGAGCAAGAACTTGTCGCCGACGCCAAGGACGCAGCAGTACGAGGATGTCGCTGCAGCCCGAGAGACGCAAGAATACCTTGAATTGACCGGGAGCTTTACGGAGTTGGCCAATGACTTCTACTGCAACTTTGGCGGGGTGGACTCTGACACTTGGCACTGCGGAGCGCCCCAGCACCAATCCAGCTGCCAGTCGGCGGAGGTGGCGCACCAAGACGCATCGGCGTGCGCAATGGTTCCTCCAGGTGACTCTGACCTCATGGTGGCGGAGAGCTTTTGGACTTGTGCGGACAAACCCGCCTGGGAGTCACACGCCCCGAGCACGCAAGTTAACCACAAGACTGTCCTGGACTTGGACACGCATGTTGTGACGACTGTCACCAACGGATACTTCCACTCGGACTGTTGCGCGCAGCCAAAACCGTCCCAGAGCACGCAGTGCTACACCAAAAAGAGACGGATGGACACAAGTTATCATATTGTCGAGCCAGAGTTCTATTTGTCTGACTTTGGGCCGCTGCCGTGTAAACGGCCAAGGACTGATGAAGATACGCATTCAGACTCAGAAGCCTTGGACTCCACGAACATCTCCAACCTGATCTCGGTGTTGGGTTCAGGTGGACTATCTGAGTTTGTGAGTTGGCAGCACACGGACCTCGAGCAAATATTTGCCTCGCAAACTATTACTTTAAAACACACATTGTTAACAGGCAGTGGTTGGACGCGAGCAATCGAAGCATTTTGA
- the LOC133154278 gene encoding carnitine O-acetyltransferase-like yields the protein MLAVFVRTALRPGVVKPCRMLRPVTHIQERSLVHQEGLPKLPVPPLKQTCDHYLAALEPIVSEEELEHTRQLVEEFLKGGVGDRLQKRLERRARKTDNWLSEWWMQSAYLDCRMPVAVYTSPGVVLPRMHFQDRQGQMRFAAKLIAGVLEFKKMIDSDTLPVEYLSKKPLCMDQYYQILSSCRIPGPKRDTVVNHAMGKTPPTHITVVHNFQFFVLDVYNSDRTPLTVDQIYMQLEKIWNTSLQTNKEPVGILTSQHRNTWGKAYNNLIKDKTNKESVRAIQKSIFTVCLDAPMPRVSDELYKSRVAAQMLHGGGARWNSGNRWFDKTLQFIVGEDGTCGLVYEHAASEGPPIVFLIDYVVKYMQKTEIVRSPMVPLTMPQKLRFNITPEVKRDIENAKQNMNIMVHDLDVNVLMFSNFGKNVPKQHNLSPDAFIQMAFQLAYFRLYNTCCATYESASLRMFKCGRTDVIRVTTKESLEFVQAMQDPTKQNAERLALLQKAAQRHEENTYNAIHGQAIDRHLLGLRLQSIEDLTSMPEIFMDTSFAVAHHYNLLTSQVGSKTDCVMCFGPMVPDGYGVCYNPMAEHINVAITAFNSCEETNAAKYAQTVNDSLLDMRALLEDTATAKQ from the exons ATGTTGGCCGTTTTTGTCAGAACCGCG CTGCGGCCTGGCGTGGTGAAGCCATGCCGAATGCTGAGGCCAGTTACACACATCCAGGAAAGGTCTCTGGTTCACCAAGAGGGTTTACCTAAGTTGCCTGTGCCACCCTTGAAGCAGACGTGTGATCACTACCTGGCTGCACTGGAGCCTATCGTCAGTGAAGAGGAGCTTGAACACACACGGCAGCTAGTGGAGGAGTTCCTCAAAGGTGGTGTGGGAGACCGCCTGCAGAAACGTCTTGAGCGGCGGGCACGAAAGACAGATAACTGG CTATCGGAATGGTGGATGCAATCAGCCTATTTAGACTGTCGGATGCCGGTGGCTGTCTACACTAGCCCCGGTGTGGTTCTGCCACGCATGCACTTCCAAGACCGCCAAGGACAGATGAG GTTTGCAGCTAAATTGATTGCAGGAGTGttggagtttaaaaaaatgattgacAG TGACACCCTGCCAGTAGAGTACCTGAGCAAGAAGCCTCTTTGTATGGACCAGTATTACCAGATCCTGTCATCTTGCCGTATCCCCGGACCAAAGAGAGACACTGTTGTGAATCACGCGATGGGCAAAACACCCCCCACTCACATCACTGTTGTGCATAACTTCCAG TTTTTTGTCTTGGATGTATACAACAGCGACAGAACCCCGCTGACAGTGGATCAAATTTACATGCAACTGGAAAAAATTTGGAATACCTCTTTACAGACCAACAAGGAGCCTGTTGGTATCCTGACGTCACAGCACCGTAACACGTGGGGAAAAGCGTATAATAATCTCATTAAGG ATAAGACAAATAAAGAGTCAGTCCGTGCCATCCAAAAAAGTATTTTCACTGTATGCCTGGATGCTCCGATGCCTCGTGTGTCAGACGAGCTGTACAAGAGCCGCGTAGCTGCACAGATGCTGCATGGGGGTGGGGCTCGCTGGAACAGTGGCAACCGCTGGTTTGACAAGACATTACAG TTTATCGTTGGTGAAGACGGTACCTGTGGACTGGTGTACGAACATGCAGCTTCAGAGGGCCCGCCCATTGTGTTTCTCATTGATTATGTTGTTAAATATAT gcaAAAGACAGAAATAGTCCGTTCCCCCATGGTTCCTCTAACAATGCCTCAGAAACTGCGTTTTAATATTACGCCCGAAGTCAAGAGAGACATCGAAAATGCCAAACAAAATATGAACAT AATGGTACACGACCTGGATGTGAATGTTCTTATGTTCTCtaattttggaaaaaatgtGCCAAAGCAACACAATCTGAGTCCAGATGCTTTCATTCAAATGGCTTTCCAGCTTGCCTatttcag GTTGTATAACACATGTTGCGCCACATATGAGAGTGCATCATTACGAATGTTTAAATGTGGAAGGACAGATGTGATACGTGTAACGACGAAGGAGTCTTTGGAATTTGTCCAAGCAATGCAGGACCCAACTAAACAG AACGCAGAGAGATTAGCACTGTTGCAGAAGGCTGCTCAGAGACATGAGGAGAACACATACAAT gCCATTCATGGACAAGCCATTGACAGACATCTTCTAGGACTGAGGTTGCAGAGCATTGAAGATCTCACATCAATGCCTGAGATATTTATGGACACATCTTTTGCTGTGGCTCACCATTACAATCTCCTAACTAGCCAG GTTGGTTCCAAGACCGACTGCGTGATGTGCTTTGGTCCAATGGTGCCAGATGGCTACGGAGTGTGTTACAATCCCATGGCTGAGCACATCAACGTTGCGATCACAGCTTTCAACAGCTGTGAAGAGACAAATGCAGCCAAGTATGCACAGACTGTAAATGATTCTCTGTTGGACATGAGAGCTCTGCTGGAGGACACGGCTACAGCCAAGCAGTGA